A stretch of the Nyctibius grandis isolate bNycGra1 chromosome 13, bNycGra1.pri, whole genome shotgun sequence genome encodes the following:
- the XKRX gene encoding XK-related protein 2, with protein sequence MDGPSGGCPPAAAPLRAKLPLGIVFSTALFCGEGAVATVLSVSYGRSDDRFWLALTVFFMLCPSVLVQLTLIFVHRDLSRDRPLVLLMHLLQLGPVIRCMEALVVYRWVGKEEEPYVTITRKRRLRKGYELEMEEEVGHSVRRLATHRNAFKRMAVIQAFLGSTPQLTLQLYISVLEKYVPAARAILMGICLMSVTYGALVCNILAIQVKYDDYKVQLRPLAFLCIVLWRVLEISTRVAVLVLFSTVFKHWIIPIALVNLLVVFFLPWVQFWRSGTRLPDNIEKNFSRVGTVVVLCAFTLLYAGINMFCWSAVQLKLADRDLIDKSQNWGRVVVYYVARLAENTALVILWYFFKTDVYENICTLLLVVQLLLGYCMGIYFMLLFFQYLHPCRQLFQHNVADFLHCVCCRRHRPGTPLRLQAPDEPGVRHSIV encoded by the exons atGGACGGCCCGAGCGGGggctgcccgcccgccgccgccccgttGCGGGCGAAGCTGCCGCTCGGCATCGTCTTCTCGACGGCGCTTTtctgcggggagggggcggtggccACCGTGCTCAGCGTCTCCTACGGCCGCTCCGACGATCGCTTCTGGCTGGCGCTCACCGTCTTCTTCATGCTCTGCCCCTCCGTCCTGGTGCAGCTCACGCTCATCTTCGTGCACCGCGACCTCAGCCGCGACCGCCCCCTCGTCCTGCTCATGCACCTGCTCCAGCTCGGGCCCGTCATCAG GTGCATGGAGGCCCTGGTGGTGTACCgctgggtggggaaggaggaggagccCTACGTCACCATCACCCGCAAGCGGCGGCTGCGGAAAGGCTACGAgttggagatggaggaggaggtgggccACTCGGTGCGCCGGCTGGCCACCCACCGCAACGCCTTCAAGCGCATGGCAGTCATCCAGGCCTTCCTGGGCTCCACCCCGCAGCTCACCCTCCAGCTCTACATCAGCGTCCTGGAGAAGTACGTCCCTGCTGCCCGAG CCATCCTCATGGGCATCTGCCTGATGTCGGTCACCTACGGGGCACTCGTCTGCAATATCCTGGCCATCCAGGTCAAGTACGATGACTACAAGGTCCAGCTGCGGCCACTGGCCTTCCTCTGCATCGTGCTGTGGCGCGTCCTGGAGATCTCCACCCGCGTGGCCGTCCTCGTGCTCTTCAGCACCGTCTTCAAGCACTGGATCATCCCCATCGCCCTGGTCAACCTGCTGGTGGTCTTCTTCTTGCCCTGGGTGCAGTTCTGGCGGAGCGGCACCCGCCTGCCCGACAACATCGAGAAGAACTTCAGCCGGGTGGGCACGGTGGTGGTGCTCTGCGCCTTCACCCTGCTCTACGCTGGCATCAACATGTTCTGCTGGTCGGCCGTGCAGCTCAAGCTGGCCGACCGGGACCTCATCGACAAGTCGCAGAACTGGGGCCGCGTGGTCGTGTACTACGTGGCCCGGCTGGCGGAGAACACGGCCCTCGTCATCCTCTGGTACTTCTTTAAGACAGATGTCTACGAGAACATCTGCaccctgctgctggtggtgcAGCTGCTCCTCGGCTACTGCATGGGCATCTACTTCATGCTCCTCTTCTTCCAGTACCTGCACCCCTGCCGCCAGCTCTTCCAGCACAACGTCGCCGACTTCCTGCACTGCGTCTGCTGCCGCCGGCACCGGCCGGGGACCCCTCTGCGCCTCCAGGCACCCGACGAGCCTGGCGTGAGGCACAGCATCGTCTGA